The Micromonospora violae DNA segment GGCGTCAGCCAAGGTCGGCGGCGTCAGCCGAGGAGAACAGCGAGCCAGGCGCCGGCCAGCAGTGCCGGGCCCAGCGGCAGCAGGGTGTTCCGGTGCACCCGCCGAGCGGCGAGCAGGCCGAGGACCAGGCCGCCGTGCAGGACGTGCGGCAGGAGCACCCCCGCCACCAGGGCGTCCCGCCCCAACCAGCCGAGCGGCAGGCCGAGGACGGCGGCGAGTTTCACGTCCCCGAAGCCCAGCCGGGAACCGGGCAACAGGGCCAGCAGCACGTGCGCCGCACCCGCGACGGTCGCACCAGCCAGCGCGCCGAGCAGTCGGCCGGGAGTGCCGGACAGCAGCGCCGCGGCGGCCAGACCCCCGAGGGCCAGCAGCCCCGCACCGAGGACCAGCGGGTCGGGCAGCCGCAGGCAGGCCAGGTCGACCCCGGCCAACACCAACCCCACCGCCGCCACGGCGAGGAAGACCGGCAACGCCGGATCGGCACCCCGCGCGGCGGCGAGCCCAACGAACACCACGGCCGCCACCGACGGGCTCAGCCAGGCACCACGCCGCAGCCGGCGCGGCGTGCTCGCGAGGCCCTGGGTAGGCAGGGCCGCGAAGCGCCCGGGTGGCAGGGTTGCGCGCCGGGGTGGCGGGGTCGCGAAGCGCCGGGCCAACCGGGGTACGACGACACCGACCAGGGTGCCGAGCAGGGCGATCGACACCAGCGCGGCGGCCGACATGGGCCGGACGTTACTGGCGGTCGCGCGCCAGCGTGCGCCCCGATCGTGATCCCGGGCCCACCCGACGCGGCCGT contains these protein-coding regions:
- a CDS encoding prepilin peptidase: MSAAALVSIALLGTLVGVVVPRLARRFATPPPRRATLPPGRFAALPTQGLASTPRRLRRGAWLSPSVAAVVFVGLAAARGADPALPVFLAVAAVGLVLAGVDLACLRLPDPLVLGAGLLALGGLAAAALLSGTPGRLLGALAGATVAGAAHVLLALLPGSRLGFGDVKLAAVLGLPLGWLGRDALVAGVLLPHVLHGGLVLGLLAARRVHRNTLLPLGPALLAGAWLAVLLG